GAAAGCCTCGCCAAAAACGAAAATTGGTTCCCTGCTCTCAAACCACAGATCGTTCCCGGCATTATCGGCGGCGTAATTAGCGGCCTCGCGATCGTCGTGACGGCCGCCCTATTAAAACCCTTGCTGCCAGCCGAAGCCGTTGTGCTGATAGGCAAATTCGGCAACGTGCTACCGCTCCCGACACGATTTTTGTACGGCGGGGTAACAGAAGAACTGCTGCTGCGTTGGGGCCTGATGACGCTGCTTGCCTGGCTCGCGTGGAGGCTTTTTCAAAAAGGCCAGGGCAGCCCGAGATCGTCCTGCTTTGTCGCCGCGATCCTCGTCTCATCCCTGATCTTCGGCATCGGCCACCTGCCGGTCGCATTCCTGCTCTTCCCACACCCAACGCCCACCCTCATTCTCTTCGTCCTAACCGCCAACTCCACCTTCGGACTAATCGCTGGCTACCTCTACTGGAAAAAAGGACTTGAATCCGCCATGATCGGCACGTCGTGACGCATGCTGTATTGTTTACGGCGAGTTATTTGGGGAGTTATTTTTAAGGTTTAGGCTTCTCGGGTGTTTCGGAAACTTCATTAAGCTGCGGAGCAGCGACAGAATTTAGCCCCAGGTGCAGCCTTGCGGAATCTGGGGTGGGAACCAAAAAAGATCTTAAGCCCGCGTGGTGGGCGACAGATTTATGGCCGTTTGCACGAATCTATGTCGCCCGCTCCGCAGGCTCAAAAACAAGATTTGGCTATTCCCCAGGTTCCGCTTCGCTCCACCCTGGGGTTACAAGTATGCCGCTGCTCCGCAGCTTTGATAATCGTCTCGCGAGTACGCGACCGGAGCAGGGGAACCCGGGATTATTTCTCCAGTCTTTTTAAAAGATCAGCAGCCTGGCTACTACCTTCCTCTGCCATCTCTTCTAAGGTTCTTTTTAACCAATTTTTTACTTCTGGATCTCTATTATTTGAGTTGATAATATCTTGAAGACGGTCAAATCTGTTTGGATTCTGCGACTCTTTATATCCCTGGATCAGCCAAGTAATATCCTTGGGATTGTTTGCGGCAATCACCCTCTTAGCTAACTGGTCGGCTGCTTCTAATGGCGAACAAGCGACAGCGTAAAAAGCCATCCAACGATCCTTGTCCGAGCTGTTCATAAATTCTCGAGCCCATTCGACCGTTGCAATGTCGCCCATTCCGGCCAAGCCGAAAGATAATTCCCAATGCTCCTGATAGCTCTTACCCACTAGACTTCTGACGATTTCGGTCGCCTCGGGATTCGGATTCTGAACGAACCACGTAGCAAGCCTGCCGGCTTCTTCGATATCCGCCGATCTCAGAGCGGCCATCATCAGATTGAGGTGGTGTTTATCTGCCGTCTTGATCATTGCCCACATCAGAGGCCACCGTTGCGATTTGTCTAGCTCCGGATAGTTCCGTGCCAGCTTAATGAGGATTGTCTCATTTCGGGTCTCGCTGATGTATTTGCTTATTGGGCCGATGTAGTTTAACGGAATAGGTTTTTTCAGCAAATCGATAATAAAGCCCGCCGCTTGTTTGTGCCTGCCCCACGCAAAAGCCCATAACACGTCTCTTTTCTGCTCCTTAGAAGAACCGGAGTAAAGGGTTACAAGATAATCAAAAGGTTTGTCGGGCGTAGGTGAGTTCAGTTCGTCATCGATATCTGAAACAAGAGATTTCGGATAGTGCTTGGCATTTCGCCGGTTCAGAGCCAGTTTCCGCAGATCCCCCAATTCTTTTTTCTCGATATCGTAGTCGTTTTTTGAGCTGATGCGGATGAAATGTCTCACGGATCTCAACAATTCCGAGGAGTCCAAGTCATTGATAGGCAGATTCATTGCTTCCGTCGCAACTACCGACATCTCCCAGCCCGACTCGCCTTTGTTAACAAATAGAAGGTATTTTGGCTGGGGAGACCTGAGACTCTGCTCTAGTAAAGGGGCTAGAAACAATGATCGTCGGTCAGAGCCAAATGATATAACTGTACAGCTTGTATTAGTTTCGTAACCATTAAAAACCTTATCTTTGAAGTCTCCCTTAAGGACTTCGACGATCTTAAACTCAACAGCACTTCCATCTCTGGAAACGGGTTCAGCAAGAAGAACCGCCTCCGTTTCCTTCACCAGACCGTATTTTGTTTTAGGCAGATGACCGTCCGCATAAGAACAAGCCAGCGAGTAAAAACTCGAACAGTTAAGGCAAACTGCTATCGCGAAGATCGCTTTTAGTAACCTGTTGATCATCACTTTTTGATGTTTTAGTCGACTAATGAGTTGTCGTGAGAGCCTTCTTAGTCCAAAAATTGCTCGATGTAGCCATCGAGGTGTTTTTGGAGGTCTTTGGTTCCGTTGTAGCCGCGTTTGGTTATGAGTTCCAGGAGTTCGCGGGTAGCTTCTAATTCCGGCGGCGTCGCGGCGGTGATGAGGTGTTGGAGGTCGAGGATGTCTTGTGGGCGCCGGTTCCAGTCGGCGGCGAGGGTTTTCATGGCGATCAGGGAGGGAATGGTGGCGACGCGGACGTTGATGTCTGAAAGGATGTGGCCTTCTTCGGCGGTTTCAACAATCTCTGACTCGATTCCAGTAAAGGCGAAAATTAGATCGATTCGCATTGGCGGGCGACCGGATGATTTAAGCCGAGCCGTAGCCAAGCGGCCTCTGTCGTCGTGATGGATCAGTTCGGCAACAGTGTAGCCAAGCTGCGTAAGTTCGTAGACGAGACTATCGGCATGAGCGTCATCTGTCACAGTTACCGCTAGGTCAATATCCTTAGTAAAACGCTCTATTGTTCGGAACGAAACGGCTATCCCGCCGACAACTGCAAACTTTGCTTTACGCCGTTCGAGAATGTCGAATATTAGTTTCGAATGATGTTCGAGCTGTTCGTTATTCAGATCTTTTTAGAGACGAATCGGGAGATGTCACGCCTTGAAAAGCCCTCGTCCGTACGCTGCGGCAACTCCAAATACCAACGGTCAACCTCGCTCTCGATCTCGGCGAGCGTGATGTCAGGATTCTTTTTCCTGAGCTTGTGGATGAAAGCTCGCTCGCCGAGTCGCTGAAGTTCGGACAGCATGCGAAATTGGGGTTCAAAGTCTCTCACGAGTCTTATTTTAGCATGTTTTGCTGGTGATTTTAACACGATTTGCTCCCCGAGGTAGAAGAGCCCAGTCGCTATCGCTCCCGGTTCTGACCCGTTGTGGCCGCCCGCTTACGCAGGCGGTTCCGACTCGAACTGAGCTTTCAAACTCTCCGTATACGGAGCCCTCGCGACGCCTTTTTCGGTGATTATGGCGGTTACCAGGTCATTTGGGGTTACGTCGAAGGCGTAGTTGGTGATGCCTACTCCTTCGGGGGCTAGTTGGTGGCCTTTTACGTGGGTGACCTCCTCGCGGTCGCGTTCTTCGATGGGGATCTGGTCGCCGGTTGGGGTGTTAAGATCGACGGTCGAGAGCGGGGCTGCAACGTAGAAGGGGATGTTGTGGCGTTTGGCTAGGACAGCGACCATGTAGGTGCCGATCTTGTTGGCGACGTCGCCGTTGGCGGCGATGCGGTCGCTGCCGACGACGACGGCGTGAACGCCGCCTTTTTTCATGATGTGGCCGGACATGTTGTCGGTGATCAGGGTGACGGGAATGTCGTCTTCCATCAGTTCCCAGGCGGTGAGGCGGGCACCTTGGAGGTACGGGCGCGTTTCGTCGGCGATGACTGAGATCGATTTGCCCTGGTCGACGGCTCCGCGGATCACGCCGAGCGCCGTGCCCCAGACGCCGCCGGTGGCGAGGGCCCCGGCGTTGCAGTGGGTCAGGACGACGTCGTTGTCGGCGAGCAATTCGCCGCCGAACTGAGCGATCAGACGCTGCGATTCGATGTCTTCGTCATGGATGGCGATGGCGTCGGTTTTCAGGATCTCTTTGATCTCGCTGACCGATTTGCCATCCGCTTTGGCCTTTTGAAACGTGCGGTTCATGCGGTCGATCGCCCAGAAAAGGTTGACGGCGGTCGGGCGTGTCGCGGCGAGGACTTCGCTGATATAGGCGATCTCTTCTTCGAGATCGGCGACGGTGGTACCGACAAAATTCTTTGCCCCGAGAGCGATGCCGTACGCGGCCGAAACGCCGATCGCCGGGGCTCCGCGGACGACCATGTCTTTGATGCCGGCGGCGACTTCGTCGTAGGTTTTGAGCGTGAGCCACGTTTCCTCGGTCGGCAGCAAACGCTGATCAAGCATGAGAACGCCGTCGTCGGACCATTTTACGGGGATGATGTTGAGTTTCATATGGATGTTGTGCCGCCCGTAGCGGGTCGGAACCGCCTCCCGTGAGGGGGCGGCCTGTTGGTGATAATACAGTACATGATGGCCGTCTTCGTGCCGCCCGCTTACGCAGGCGGTTCTGACCCGGTCGAACCCTCTGTACGAAATTTTTGATTATACCGAAACGTGTATTCAAAGTGAATCACGCAACTTTTCGCAAACATTCCGACCCTCTTACTCGTTCTCTTTTCCATGAAACTCGAACACATACTCGATGACATTCACGCAGCGGTAACGCGGCGGTGGTGGATGCAGATCTTTGCAGCATTTACGCGGGTGCTGCTGGCGGTTGGATTTATTCCGCCGAGTTATAAAAAGATCATTCACGAACCGTTCACGTCGCTGCCGGATTCGAATCCCGTCGGGCATTATTTCAACGCTCTCCTACAAACCGGTTTCTACTACGAATTCCTCGGCTGGGGCCAGATGATCGCGGCAATTCTGCTGCTTATTCCGCGAACTTCTCATCTGGGAGCCCTGTTATTTCTTCCGATCATCGTAAATATCGCTGTTTTGACATCGTCGGTCGGATTCGTGGGAACGTGGCTGTTAACGATCTTCATGGCGCTGGCCGCGACTTTCCTGGTCGCATGGGAGTACGATCGGCTGAAACCGATCATTTTCTCAACCCGCGAGAAAAGACCGCGCAAATTCAATTTTCAGTTCGTCACGATCCCGGGCTTTTTCGCGATCGGCGGGGCAGTTATGGGCGGACTTTGGTGGCTGATCGGCCTGGGCAATTTCTCTAACTATCTAAGAGTAAGTGCTTTGCTGGTCGCAGTCGGAGCTGCTTTCGGGCTTGTCGTCGCTCTTCACTACCGGTTCATGCCTGTCGGACCGCTCGATCGGAGGGAATGATCGGGCGATGGGGGGCTCGTAAAATTTGATACTCCGGCTTTCTTCGTTTATATTTGTTGGTTTAATGAACAAAGTACTATGACGGAGGCCTCGACCGATATCGCAACACAACAAGCAGTAAGCCAGCAAATGCAGACGGAATTCAGAACGGATTTCGAGATAAGACGTGACATTCCGGAGGTCCTGCAACCGCTGATCTCCATTTCCGCCAACTTTTATTGGTCCTGGCAGCCCGACGGAACCGCTCTTTTTCGCGACCTTGACCCGACGCTTTGGGATCAGTGCGAACAGAATCCGCGACTGTTCCTCAATAAAGTTAAACGGGTTCGCCTCTGGCAAAAGATCCTTGACACTGATTATGTCGCCCGGCTCGAGCGATTTAACGACAAATTTGTAAGATATCTGAGCGAGGAACGCGAACCGGGTGACGTCAATATCGCTTATTTTTGCGCTGAGTATGGCGTACATAATTCCCTACCGAACTATTCCGGCGGGCTCGGCATTCTCGCGGGCGACCATTTGAAATCAGCGAGTGACCTCAATATGCCGCTCACGGCGGTAGGATTGCTCTACCGTTACGGCTATTTTCGCCAGCGGATCAGGCACGACGGATGGCAGGAAGAGACCTATAACGACGTTTTCTCCTCGGAATTAGCGGTGACGCCGGTGTTTGACGAGAACGGCGAGCGGGTAACGGTTACGGTCCATATTCGCGGACGCATTGTGGTCGCTCAGGCCTGGCTGGCCCGCGTTGGCCGGATATCGCTTTATTTGCTCGATACCAACGTGCCGGAAAATAGCGATGTCGACCGCCTAATTACCGGACATCTGTACGGCGGCGACACGGAAACTCGGATCGTACAGGAAAAGATCCTTGGCCTAGGCGGCGTGCGCCTGCTGAGAAAACTAGGGCTCAAGCCGACCGTTTTTCACCTGAACGAAGGCCACGCTGCGTTTTCGACACTTGAATTGACGCGAGAATATCTCGCCGCCAATCCTGAACACACATTTGCCGACGCGGTGCAGGAAGTCCGAAAACAGTGCGTATTCACCACTCACACTCCAGTCGCGGCCGGTAACGATGTCTTTGATCCAAAGCTCCTTGCCGAGTGTTTCAGCCCGGCATTTATTGAATCGCTCAAGCTCACCGGTTCCGAATTTATCGCTCTTGGCCGTGCAGACCTCTCAGACGATACAGAATTTTTCGGCATGACACCGTTTGCGATCCGCATGTGCCGTTCGGCAAACGGCGTGAGCGCGAAACACGGCGAAGTTTCGCGTGAATTGTGGCTAAAAATGTTCCCCGACCTTGCGGATTCGGGCGCCGTGCCGATCACCTCCGTAACGAACGGCGTACACGCTCCGACGTGGATCGCTCCGGCGTTTCAGAGGCTTTATGAGCAGAATATCGGTTTGAATTGGCACGAGATCGTCAGAGACGAGGAAACATGGGCAACGGCGGCCAAGTTCCTGACAGACGAGAGCGTTTGGAATGCTCATCAGTCACTCAAGAATCTGCTCATCGCCTTTATCCGCGAGCGCACTAAATCGAAAGAGACCGGCGATCTCGATACGATCAACGAACATGAGAATACGCACCATTTGTTTTCGCCAGACATACTTACGATCGGCTTTGCCCGCCGTGTCGCGGCGTATAAGCGTTGGGATCTGCTGTTCTCCGACCTGCCGCGATTGCTGAAAATGGTGGACGATGCGGAGCGTCCGGTTCAGTTCGTTTTCGCCGGAAAAGCCCACCCGCAGGATCGCACTGCAAAAACCATCCTGCAGGAATTGATGAGCATCAATCACGATTCAAATTGGCAGAAGCGTGCGGTCTTTATTGAGGATTACGATCAGGAAGTGGCTCGATATCTCGTCCATGGCGTTGATGTTTGGATGAACGTTCCGAGGCGTCCGATGGAGGCGAGCGGCACCAGCGGGATGAAAGCCGCTATGAACGGGGCTCTGAATTTCTCGATCCTGGATGGCTGGTGGATCGAGGGATATAATGGCCGGAGTGGTTTTGCGATCGGCGATCTGGAGGGAGACTTAACGGAAGATGAGATGGACACCGCGGACGCAGAATCGTTGTATTCCACGCTCGAGAACGAGCTGATACCGGCATACTACGCAAAAGACGAAAGCGGACTGCCGACCGAATGGATCGCGCGGATGAAAGATTCGATCGCTACGCTGACGCCGCAATTTTCGAGTGATCGAATGGTTTTGGACTACCTTAGAAATATCTACGATCAGGGATAACCGATATGAACCCATCAGAATTTCGTACAGGTGTAATTAAACCGGTTGAGATCTATAAAGAGGCCTGGGAGCTGATAAAGCCTCAGTACTGGCTTGTCTTTGCGATAGTGATCGTAGGGATCCTGGTCGGTTCGGTGATCCCCATTATCCTGATCGGCCCGGCGATGTGCGGCATTTTCATGTGCTTGTTCTGCCTGACGGATGGGAAGCCGCTGAAATTCGAGGATCTGTTCAAAGGATTCGAGTACATTTGGAAGAGCCTGCCGATATCGCTCGCGATAATGGTTCCCGTCTTTGTCTTCTTGATCGTCATCTATATTCCACTTATCGGAGTAGCGGTTGCAGGAAACAAGATGAGCGAGTCTGAGCTGCTGCCGTTCATTGCGGGCGTACTCGTATTTGAGTTGATCGCCGCGATCGTGATGGTTTCTTTTCATACGCTGTTGCTGTTCGCCTTTCCGCTCGTTGCCGACCGTGGCTTATCCGGGATCGACGCTATAAAATTGAGTATCAAGGCGGTCTGGCAGAATTTGGCCGGAATGGCCGGGCTGCTCGGCGTAGGTATGGTGATTGCGATGGTCAGCTATCTTGCTTTGTGCATCGGAGTTTACTTTGCGATGCCGATAATCATAATGGGGCAGGCGGTCGCGTACCGTAAGATATTTCCAGCTCTGCCAGGGGCACCATTCGATCCGCCGGCGCCGAGTTCTTATCAAGGGGTTTCTAACTAAATGCCGGCAAATTTTATTGAGATCACGTCGAATGAGCAACTCGACGCATTGTTTACTGATTCATTTCGCCATCCCGTCGCCCTGGTCAAACACAGCAACACCTGCGGGATCAGCGCGAATGTCATGTACGATCTGAAAGAGATCGACGCCGACGTTAATGTGATCGTCATTCAGCAACATCGCGATCTCTCCGACGCCGTGGCAGAACGTATCAATCATCGCCACCAGTCGCCGCAAGCGTTCGTTATTAAAGACGGCAACGCGATTTACCACGCCACGCATTACGGTATCAACCCTGCCGAGATCGAATCAAAACTGCGAAACTAAGAGCCTTTACTGCTCACTGCCAACTCTAAAATGCTTGAACCAACCCAAATAATTGAAGAATCTGACAGCGAAGTCTCGATCAAATGGTCGGACGACGCCGAAACACGTTATTCAGCGCCGCAGCTCCGCCGGATTTGCCCGTGTGCCTCCTGTGTGAACGAATGGACCGGCGAAAAGATCCTCCAAAGCAGCCAGGTTCCTGACGACCTGAAATTCAACCACATCTCGATCGTCGGCCGCTATGCCCTGAATTTTCACTTTTCAGACGGACACGATACCGGTATTTTTAGCTTCAAATACCTGCGCGAACTCCCTGGGTAGCTCCATAGCCCGGAATTGTTTTAGAAGACACGGCCTACCGCGATTTTCGGATCGTCGGCAAGTTGCTCTGTGATAAGATGGAGTTATGCAGGAACGCGATATTTTTGATGAAAAGCAGGAAGTAAAAACGGCAAACTACTCATGCCCGAACTGCCGCGAGCGGGCCGATTACGAGGTTCGATGGATGAAGCGGACGAAGAAAAAGAATGCACCGCGATTCAACAACGAGAACGACCGCGCACAGTACCAGAAATCCCGCGATTATATGGTTCGTATCGATGACATGCTGATGTGCAAGAACATGCGGTGCCGCAAACGGTTCGAGATACCTTCTTCGCAATCGATTGTATTCATCTAGACAGAACTCACGGCTCGAACCTGCTAATGTTGTCTCCTGAGATGTTTTACAAGTGGAGGAAACTACGATGATCGAAGGAAAAGAGCTGGAATTTTACGAATGGGAAAAGGTTCCAAACCAAAAGATCGATGCTGAGCGACGGGCCGAGATCGAGGCATTGGGAATAGATACTAACGAGTTAAGACAGGAATTGGTCGATAATTATCCGGCATCACCGGCGGATTCGGGCGGCGATGTTGACGCTGAGTGGCAAGAGGTCGAGACAACGGGCTCGGAAAGCGTCTTTGGCCATAATCCAACGCCTGATCAGTCCGATGTCGAAGCGAACGCCCATGCCATGGGGATCGATTTTCAAGACAATGAACCGCTTGATTTCGTCAGGAAAATGGAAAAGCGGGACGAAGACCGGTTTGAGCTGAATGAAGATTCGAAGTCGTCGGATGGAACGATCTAAGGGTCAGAACCGCCTGCGTAAGCGGGCGGAACGATCGCAAATAAAGTACGCCAATAAACCTTAATCCTGACGCCCACTCACGCGGGCGGTGCTGATAAATACGAAGAGGTTGCCTCATTAGGGGCAACCTCTCGTACGTTCTGACTGATGGTTATTCTTAGTAGATCGAGAACGAATACTCGATCTGTTTTGTCACCGTCTGGCCCTGACCGTTAGTTTTGGCGGGCTCGAAGGCGATCCGTTTCGCTGCGGCAATTGCCTGTTCGCTAAGGCCGTTAGGAAGTCCTTTGACAACCGACACGCTTCCGATCTGCCCCGAGGATAAGAACGTCACTCTGAGAATAACCGTTCCCTGAACATTTGCCGTTCTGGCCGCATCCGTGTATCCCGGTCGCGGTTTCGACAGGATCTTCAGGCCCTGCGTTACGCCGCGAGGCACCATCGGGGGCGGGCCGCCGTCGTTATCATCACCGCCGCCTGTACCATTACCATTTCCCGAACCGAGTCCGCCGCCGCTGCCGCTGCCCGTTCCCGAGCCTGCACCGGTTCCGCGGCCGCTTCCCTGTCCTGTACCTACGCCGCTTCCCTGGCCGCCGCCCGAACCTGTTCCGTTAGAAAAGTTAGCAAAACGTCCGTTAGGGTCACCCCAGCGATCAAATTTCTTTTCAAAAGTTCGGTTGCCTTCCGTCTGTGGAGGCGGCATCTTGAGTTCGAAGTTATCGCTGCGGAAAACTTTCGCATCCGGCGGACGAGTTGGTTTGGGCGATTGGTCAGCGAGATCGCCTTGTGTCGTGTCTTCCTTCTCTTCACGGCCGCCACCGCCACCGCCGCCACCTTTATCTTTGTTCTGCTTGATCTGCTGCTCCTCGATCTCTGTCGGTACATCTTCAACCATCACGGCGTTGAAAATTTCGTCATTGATCGATCC
This sequence is a window from Acidobacteriota bacterium. Protein-coding genes within it:
- a CDS encoding nucleotidyl transferase AbiEii/AbiGii toxin family protein, with amino-acid sequence MNNEQLEHHSKLIFDILERRKAKFAVVGGIAVSFRTIERFTKDIDLAVTVTDDAHADSLVYELTQLGYTVAELIHHDDRGRLATARLKSSGRPPMRIDLIFAFTGIESEIVETAEEGHILSDINVRVATIPSLIAMKTLAADWNRRPQDILDLQHLITAATPPELEATRELLELITKRGYNGTKDLQKHLDGYIEQFLD
- the ytxJ gene encoding bacillithiol system redox-active protein YtxJ — its product is MPANFIEITSNEQLDALFTDSFRHPVALVKHSNTCGISANVMYDLKEIDADVNVIVIQQHRDLSDAVAERINHRHQSPQAFVIKDGNAIYHATHYGINPAEIESKLRN
- the mtnA gene encoding S-methyl-5-thioribose-1-phosphate isomerase, which translates into the protein MKLNIIPVKWSDDGVLMLDQRLLPTEETWLTLKTYDEVAAGIKDMVVRGAPAIGVSAAYGIALGAKNFVGTTVADLEEEIAYISEVLAATRPTAVNLFWAIDRMNRTFQKAKADGKSVSEIKEILKTDAIAIHDEDIESQRLIAQFGGELLADNDVVLTHCNAGALATGGVWGTALGVIRGAVDQGKSISVIADETRPYLQGARLTAWELMEDDIPVTLITDNMSGHIMKKGGVHAVVVGSDRIAANGDVANKIGTYMVAVLAKRHNIPFYVAAPLSTVDLNTPTGDQIPIEERDREEVTHVKGHQLAPEGVGITNYAFDVTPNDLVTAIITEKGVARAPYTESLKAQFESEPPA
- a CDS encoding DUF971 domain-containing protein, which encodes MLEPTQIIEESDSEVSIKWSDDAETRYSAPQLRRICPCASCVNEWTGEKILQSSQVPDDLKFNHISIVGRYALNFHFSDGHDTGIFSFKYLRELPG
- a CDS encoding energy transducer TonB: MIEEPVYEEPVIAQPVEVPVVAVPKPKRPAAATVAPFTQKTVVDTDAKRDASEGWVKVSSNDDGFHITQIEEKNVGTRRALLAGSFGFMCFVLISAMVYNLFSKDLEVGSINDEIFNAVMVEDVPTEIEEQQIKQNKDKGGGGGGGGREEKEDTTQGDLADQSPKPTRPPDAKVFRSDNFELKMPPPQTEGNRTFEKKFDRWGDPNGRFANFSNGTGSGGGQGSGVGTGQGSGRGTGAGSGTGSGSGGGLGSGNGNGTGGGDDNDGGPPPMVPRGVTQGLKILSKPRPGYTDAARTANVQGTVILRVTFLSSGQIGSVSVVKGLPNGLSEQAIAAAKRIAFEPAKTNGQGQTVTKQIEYSFSIY
- the glgP gene encoding alpha-glucan family phosphorylase; translation: MQTEFRTDFEIRRDIPEVLQPLISISANFYWSWQPDGTALFRDLDPTLWDQCEQNPRLFLNKVKRVRLWQKILDTDYVARLERFNDKFVRYLSEEREPGDVNIAYFCAEYGVHNSLPNYSGGLGILAGDHLKSASDLNMPLTAVGLLYRYGYFRQRIRHDGWQEETYNDVFSSELAVTPVFDENGERVTVTVHIRGRIVVAQAWLARVGRISLYLLDTNVPENSDVDRLITGHLYGGDTETRIVQEKILGLGGVRLLRKLGLKPTVFHLNEGHAAFSTLELTREYLAANPEHTFADAVQEVRKQCVFTTHTPVAAGNDVFDPKLLAECFSPAFIESLKLTGSEFIALGRADLSDDTEFFGMTPFAIRMCRSANGVSAKHGEVSRELWLKMFPDLADSGAVPITSVTNGVHAPTWIAPAFQRLYEQNIGLNWHEIVRDEETWATAAKFLTDESVWNAHQSLKNLLIAFIRERTKSKETGDLDTINEHENTHHLFSPDILTIGFARRVAAYKRWDLLFSDLPRLLKMVDDAERPVQFVFAGKAHPQDRTAKTILQELMSINHDSNWQKRAVFIEDYDQEVARYLVHGVDVWMNVPRRPMEASGTSGMKAAMNGALNFSILDGWWIEGYNGRSGFAIGDLEGDLTEDEMDTADAESLYSTLENELIPAYYAKDESGLPTEWIARMKDSIATLTPQFSSDRMVLDYLRNIYDQG